tttatttttaattaaaaaaattaatttttttaaaaaaagtaattttgaataattttaataattttttaaattaattttattttttttatttaattaatttaattttatttttttttattttaatttattaattaatttaaattaatttttaaataaaattaaaatttaaaataatttaatttttattctatttattttctgtaaattaacttttatttaaaaatttatttaattattttttttagattttcccgATCATTGCTAACATTCGCCGCCGTTGCCACAATTCTCATAATGTTAGTAGGAATATTTGGAAATTTACTTACAATCTTCGCCTTAGTTAAGTGTCCCAAAGTGCGAAATGTCGCGGCAGCCTTTATAATAAGGTACGTAGCACCCAcacattgtttgtttttgtcacaACATCAACAAACGACTCGATTGACAAAAGACACAACTTTGcattgaaaatcaaataaaatacttttttttttacataaatttatatttccaGTTTATGTGTAGCTGATTGCCTATTTTGCCTGGTTGTGTTACCATTCAATGCGTTGCGTTTCATACGAGGCACCTTTGACCATGGTGACATTTTGTGCATTGCAATTCCATTTTTGCAGTACGGCAATGTGGGTGTCTCGTTGCTCTGCATTGCCTCCATCACACTCAATAGGtgagatttttattgcaactttttctcgataaaaattctttttttttctacgtaaGTAAGTTCTCACACCGCAAATTATCTAAATgggcataaaatattttttttcatgtaaaaccGAACAATTTTACTCCGCACACACTTTATCTAACCAAATATGATAAATGACGTTCGTGTAAGTGCTCGGCAGGACAATGTCGTTAGAAAAGTTTATATGACTTCATTTAATTCACGTCGACTTCGGTCGGAAAGAGGAGATAATCAAAAGAGCATAAAATATCAATGGATAATTTTCTTCAGATATTAAAATATGTGACTCTATGTCTTCGCAATAAAACACAATTTACTGGcgaattttacaacaaaaatgtgtTGAACGTGAGACATTGCTGCTTTATGTCGTCATGATGCAATTTATTAGTAGTTGACATTATTTTGCCGCAAAATTGTTACGAAAATTATATATGGGCTTAGGCATAAAATGGGCCATGACGGAAGTAAAAGGACATAAATGAGCAATAAATGTATTAACAAAGTCATCCGGtgcttaataaaattttaagtaaattgttgcagtttttgtttaagatgcgaaattttcaaagaatttaccaaatttagtttattttttcgaaaaaccatgaaaaattttctcaaatttatttttctttgattttaattgatttttaaatgataataatttttaattaattatttaaattttttaattttttttttataaatttgagaaaaattttaaactttatgaaaaaattcaatatttttttaaaaaataaaaaatatttcgaaattttattaaatatttttttaaaattcgatttcaaacaagaaattttttaaaattatatattttactaaattttttaggctttttcaaaataattggaattttttcaaacattatttttaattcatttttaaaaaaaaatttaaataatttttcgaaaaattcgtatttttattatttttttttaatatttaaatttaattaaataaaataaaaaaaaattttaaaataattttaaattattttgaaaattcgttttttattattttttaaaattattatttaaattggagaaaattaataatgtgagattttttttttgaaaattaaaaattttaaattaaattaaattttttaaatcaaataaaattaaatataaataaaactcaacaaatttagattttttttttacaaaaaattccatttactcaaatctatttattatttattttaagatcaattttcaataaataatatttcaaaaatttaatgcacGAAAGGTCAGTGCAGTTGAAAAATACCATTTCCCAGTTCAACACATCGTTCATTGCCGAGGAAattgattataaatttttatgactgcCCTTTTACCACAGCTgctattctatttttattacaacttaTTGATAATAATGGCTCATAAAAACTGaccttttgattatttttcaatacattCACAGATACATCATGATCGCGCATCACTCAATCTACTCGCGGATATACAAGAAGCACTGGATTTCCTGCATGATTATTTTCTGTTGGCTCTTTTCGTACGGATTCCAGTTGCCGACGCTGTTCAAAGTGTGGGGACGCTTCGGATATGACGAAAAATTGGGAACTTGCACAATTGTTCCCGACGAAAATGGTCGCAGCAGCAAAACGGCGTTGTTCTTTATTGCTTTCATCACGCCTTGTATCATCATTATCGCGTGTTATGCGAGGATTTTCTGGGTTGTGCATGAGTAAGTGATggtttttttactgaaataatttttttaaagttaattttattaaattaaaaaaaataattaaatttaatttaaaataaaaaaaaaaaaattaaataaaaaaatatttaaaaattttaattaaattaaaatgaaattatttttttatttaattaatttattaatttttaatttaattaattttttaatttaaaaatcaacaattaaaaaattatattaaaaaaaatattaattttttaaaataataattttaggtcTGAAAAGCGAATGCGTCAACACTCGAAGAACCAAAATGCAGTGCCAAATAATTTACGCAGTCCAGCACAAGCATCGCCAAATCTTCCTTCTGTGAGTTCTGGAGCAGGTTCAAGCAATGGCAAAGGAGGAGCTTTTCCGAAAGCCACACGGATAAAGGATCAACGTGAAGTGAAACAGAAGAGAAATGAATGGAGAATCACTAAAATGGTCCTCGCAATTTTCTTGTCGTTCCTCATTTGTTACCTACCGATCACTATTATTAAGATTTTCGACAAAGACGTCAATAGTCCAGGtgagattttgaaaattttctaaaaaaaaataataataaattaaattaatttaaaaaatttaaagaaattgataaaaatttttaaatttttttgaaacatttttgacaaaaacttaaataaaaataaaaaaatattaaaataaattttaaaaatttaatatatttaatttaatatgttatatttgaaagttttgaaataatttaattaaaaaaattaattaattttttaattactaaaaaaatattaaattttaaaaataatttaatttaaaataataaaaatttaaatttaaaataataataaaataatttttttattatttaaattatttgaaaaaatttaaaaaaaaataattaatttttttttttaaataattaaaatcaaataaaattttaaaaattatttaaattaaaattttttttcagccctTCACATCATCGGCTACATCCTCATCTACCTCTCGGCGTGCATCAATCCCATCATCTACGTCATCATGAACAAGCAATATCGCCAAGCCTACAAGACTGTGTTACTCTGCAAGCCACCGAGACTCTTGTCATTCCGCGGAAGTAGTGCCAACGGTAAGTACCTTccaaatttttcgctttttaatCATGTGGTGAGGTCTAACCTCGCGTTTTTTGGCACCGCAATCGCACCATTTTAACGCACAATAATCCCccattttgcacaaaaaatgtcccctaacgtaatttttttgtttaatattttttcatgcaccattatttcatacattttttattaaaaaaaaaattgtataaataatcacaaacacacaagcacttgtcatatttttttaagtgtaaaaaataaataaatgtttttgtttggcGTCTCCATCTATGCTGTTAACTATAATCTTAGATTACTTATAATTTGATTTAGAGAAATGGAAAGAAATCGGGTACAGTTACAACCACAGTCGTACCATGGTGTCACAAGTTTCAATTGCCGAGCCGGCGGCGGCGATGGGCCCATTAGGCTCACGCACGACCGATTTGTCGCAGAGTCGCAGTTTGCCTTTGCATCCGATCATGCGCCAAGGTATTCGATGAGAttccagtttttttcttgtttttctggCATGCGattgttttttctctttagttttctccttttttgtgtgttctcttaattcttttattttttagaatttttttttcttttctggtcaaaactttcaaaattaattttaaaaaattatttttttttctttttgtgttgagcacttttcctcttttattttcaaaaaaattgagcactttcgtaaataatttttaaatttatttttttgaagattttttttctcaagacaTATCGATTGATTAGCAGAAAATGAGTAAATTCcacggaattttttttaaatgttttttttgtgattttttcatccattataaaaaaatcatcgatcattcatgctttaaatttaaaaaaaaaattggtggtattttgggatgaaaatatgtaaaaatgtttttttttaattaacaaaacctcattttcctttttttaattaaatctagtTAACACTACTGGACTAGTCACTAAAGATAGAACTTTAAGCAAACCTTTTCTGGATATATAGCTTAGACTAGAGGGCCAAGTAGCGTAAcagtattaataattattataattatttttaaaaatatattttttaagtaaaaaggtGAAAGTTatctcaatttaattaataattaattaaaaataaattaaaataatttgtaaaaaattaaaattatttaatttatgtacaaaaatttaatttattcatttaactattttttttttcttgtaaaataatatcatttaatattattttttaattaattaattttcgttattaatatttttaattattttttatttaaaaaaaaatagaaaaatttaaataatttttttttattttaatttccagATTCGCCTCACCCAGGACATCTGCCCGTCATTCCAGATAATAAAGAAATGAGTTACTAATCATCatatattttgatattaaaaataattcgagtCGATGAAGATATAAAAAGAcaattctgaagaaaaaaaatcgcaatgaaaaatgtacaagaaataatccaaaaaatatttattaattaattaaataattaacgattaaaatatgaaataatttaattaaatatttaaggaaattagaatttagttaaaaatattatgtaaaaaaaatctgaaaataggtttaaaaaaattaagaaaaaatgaaaaggtgGAACAGTATtactgaaataatttaaatattttgtattaagttaaagttgaaatcgaaaaacaagaaaattattattattatcgaacAATCATTAAActactgaaaagaaaaaaagctaCTTATTATCAACTTCCTTCCTTATTTtccaacttttattattatttttattcttaatattATCAAGTTACATAAGACAAGAAGAATTTTTctgtgtaaatatttgttctaATAAAAAAGTCTTGAAATTGACCGACTTgttatttttcctcttcttatCAAAAGTGTTTGTCtagaaacgaagaagaagacacATTCAAATACTTATCATGTCTCGCCAAGctgaagtaataataattattttattaaaaaaaaagagtataaaatatttaactgcaTAACAAAAACGAGGCCAAAACcaaaaaggaaaagaaaaaaattagatagaaaaagaattattactttttttatattttttctctctctcgcaaGTCGTTCAGGAGAAcgatgataatgatgataattgtgtaatttttattattattattttttgaaataagagaaaatagtcgataataatattttagaattaaaaataattctcatttttattattatgatgatgtacattcgaaaaaaaaatgtttttaaggaATAATAAAGAATATTTATCTATGAGTCGCGTTCAAGTGATAGGACTGTAAAATATGTaggagatgaaaaattatgaagaagTGAATTAagtatatttgaaaataaaattaaatttaaaaaaaaaccatgaaatgagttttttatgaaaaataaaaattggaaatttaattctaatggTCTgtggtt
The sequence above is drawn from the Culicoides brevitarsis isolate CSIRO-B50_1 chromosome 1, AGI_CSIRO_Cbre_v1, whole genome shotgun sequence genome and encodes:
- the LOC134827205 gene encoding G-protein coupled receptor moody isoform X2, giving the protein MDSNEIMQFGEVTTRDSISQVITKALVGATEITDFDDPGELSKFSRSLLTFAAVATILIMLVGIFGNLLTIFALVKCPKVRNVAAAFIISLCVADCLFCLVVLPFNALRFIRGTFDHGDILCIAIPFLQYGNVGVSLLCIASITLNRYIMIAHHSIYSRIYKKHWISCMIIFCWLFSYGFQLPTLFKVWGRFGYDEKLGTCTIVPDENGRSSKTALFFIAFITPCIIIIACYARIFWVVHESEKRMRQHSKNQNAVPNNLRSPAQASPNLPSVSSGAGSSNGKGGAFPKATRIKDQREVKQKRNEWRITKMVLAIFLSFLICYLPITIIKIFDKDVNSPALHIIGYILIYLSACINPIIYVIMNKQYRQAYKTVLLCKPPRLLSFRGSSANDSPHPGHLPVIPDNKEMSY
- the LOC134827205 gene encoding G-protein coupled receptor moody isoform X1 gives rise to the protein MDSNEIMQFGEVTTRDSISQVITKALVGATEITDFDDPGELSKFSRSLLTFAAVATILIMLVGIFGNLLTIFALVKCPKVRNVAAAFIISLCVADCLFCLVVLPFNALRFIRGTFDHGDILCIAIPFLQYGNVGVSLLCIASITLNRYIMIAHHSIYSRIYKKHWISCMIIFCWLFSYGFQLPTLFKVWGRFGYDEKLGTCTIVPDENGRSSKTALFFIAFITPCIIIIACYARIFWVVHESEKRMRQHSKNQNAVPNNLRSPAQASPNLPSVSSGAGSSNGKGGAFPKATRIKDQREVKQKRNEWRITKMVLAIFLSFLICYLPITIIKIFDKDVNSPALHIIGYILIYLSACINPIIYVIMNKQYRQAYKTVLLCKPPRLLSFRGSSANEKWKEIGYSYNHSRTMVSQVSIAEPAAAMGPLGSRTTDLSQSRSLPLHPIMRQDSPHPGHLPVIPDNKEMSY